One Halanaerobium hydrogeniformans genomic window, ATCAAGGCAGCTGAAGCAGGTAAAAATATATTATGTGAAAAACCTCTTTCAGGTAGTTCGAAAAAAGAAGCTGAAGCGATGTTAAAAGCAGCTCAAGAAAATGATGTACTGCTGATGGAAGGTTTTATGTATAGATTTCAGCCCTTTGTGATTAAACTCAAAGAAATGGTTGATAAAGGTGTTATCGGAGAAATCAAGGAGATTAAAGCTAATTTTGCCTTTGATGTAAGTGATAGAGGCCAGGATCTCAGGCTTAATGCCGAATTAGATGGTGGAGCTTTAAATGATATCGGCTGCTATACCGTTAATATTGCCCGTTATTTAATGGGGGAGAATCCAACTAAAGTAGCTAATTTCTTTGAAAAAGAAAGTGCAGATGGAGTTGACTTAAGTGGTAGTGCAACCCTTTATTTTGCAGGTGGTTCATTTGCCAGCCTCTATTATTCTATAATGTCTTATGAAGAAAAAGATATTGAGATTATTGGAACCAGAGGTATTATTAAGGTGCCTGGATTTTTTGCCTGGAAAGATGATAATTATTTTTTAGTTGAGCAGGAAGGTCATAAACAAAAAATGCCTGTAGAAACAGGTGAACAGTACAGATTAGAGGTTGAAGCTTTTGCTGATGCTATTCTCAATCAAAAAGAAGTACCCTTAAGTGTTGAGGAAGAAAGTTTTGCTAATCTTGAGGTGGTTGAAGCAATGCGAAAATCAGCTGCAGAAGATGTGATAGTTAGACTTTAAGCTTTTTTATAATTTGATAAATTAAAAAAAATGTTTAAAAGTGGATTTTTTTGGTGAAATAAATTACAATATATATAGAGCTTGATTTAAAGGAGGTAATTGTGTGCAGGTAGCTAAAGCAAATCAACTGATAGAAAAACTTTTAGCCTATGGTGAAAAAAACAATTTATTGGTTGAGTGGGATAAAATAGCTGCTAGAAATGAAATTAGAGATATTTTAGAGATCAAAGAAGCACCAGCAGAAGCATTGGATTCGGAATCAGAGCTTGAATTAGCCGATAATCCCCAGCCAATCCTTGATGGTCTGCTTGATTTTGCAGTGGCTAAGTCTTTAATCAATGATAATCTGACTGAAAGAGACCTTTTAGATACCAGGATCATGGGTGCCCTAACCCCCAGACAGTCAGAAATAGCCAAGCGTTTTTATGAGACCGCTGAAGAGGTCGATGTCAAAGCTGCAGCCGAGCAATATTATAATTTTGCTCAAAAAAGCAATTACATCAGGCTTAAGAGAACTTCTAAAAACTTAAACTGGAAGGCAGAAAGTGATTACGGTCAAATTGAGATCACAATCAACCTCTCTAAACCAGAAAAAGATCCAGCAGAAATTGCCAGGGCCAAAGCAGAACCACAGAGCAATTATCCTAAATGTTATCTCTGTTTAGAAAATGTTGGTTATGCAGGTAGTTTAAATCATCCTGCCAGGCAGAACCATCGGGTAATCCCCCTGAAGTTACAGAATGAAGACTGGTTTTTACAGTATTCTCCCTATGTTTACTATAATGAACACTGTATAGTTTTTCATCGGGAACATAAGCCGATGAATATCAACAAGAACACCTTTGCAGTTTTGATGGACTTTTTAGATCAGATACCCCATTATTTTATCGGTTCTAATGCAGATTTACCTTTAGTGGGTGGATCAATCTTAAACCATGACCATTTTCAGGGAGGTAGACATATATTCCCGATGGAAGAAGCAGAAAGTGTTGCTTATTATGAACACCCCACTTTTATGGATATTGAGATATCGAGGCTTAAATGGCCTTTGTCGGTGATCAGGCTAAGGTCAGCAGAGCGGGGAGAGCTTATCAATCTGGCTGATAAGATACTGCAAAACTGGCGTGAATATACAGACCATGGTTTAAAGATCAAGGCCTACAGCAAAGAGGAGGGCAAGAAAACAGCCCATAATACGGTTACTCCAATTGCCCGGAAAAGAAAGTATGGTAGTGAAGAACAGGCTGAACAGTATGAGCTTGATCTGGTACTGCGCAATAACCGCTGTAGTGAGGAATACCCTTATGGTATTTTCCATCCTCATCAAAAGCTGCATCATATTAAAAAAGAGAATATAGGTTTAATAGAAGTAATGGGGAGGGCTATTTTACCGGGGCGTTTAAAAAAAGAGCTTAATCTTATAGCTGAATATCTAAGTGCAAAGCTTAGCCTTGAGGAACTTAAGGCTGCAGAAGGAATGGCAAAACATTTAGAATGGGTAGAAGAACTGGAAAGCACTTATGGAAATGAGCTTCAGTTTGAGCAGGCAGAAAAGATCTTAGAAAAAGAAACAGCTAAAAAATTCAGCCAGGTTTTAGAAAGGGCTGGAGTTTTTAAGAATGATATTGTTGGTGTAAAAGGCTTCGAAAGATTTTTAAAAAGCATTGGTATTAAGAGGCTCGAAGATGGAAATTCAGAGCTTTAATAAAGAGAAGGAAGTGTTATAGTATGAGTAAATTTAATTTATCAGCCATTGATTCTTATAGTTATGAACCCCTGCGTAAACAGGTTTACAATGTTTTGAGGGAGGCAATTTTAAAGGGCGAATTAATGATCGGCGAAAAAATTACTGAAATGGAAATTGCTGATGAACTTAGTGTCAGCAGAACTCCTGTTAGAGAGGCATTCAGGATGTTAGAACAGGAGGAATTGATCAAC contains:
- a CDS encoding UDP-glucose--hexose-1-phosphate uridylyltransferase, with amino-acid sequence MQVAKANQLIEKLLAYGEKNNLLVEWDKIAARNEIRDILEIKEAPAEALDSESELELADNPQPILDGLLDFAVAKSLINDNLTERDLLDTRIMGALTPRQSEIAKRFYETAEEVDVKAAAEQYYNFAQKSNYIRLKRTSKNLNWKAESDYGQIEITINLSKPEKDPAEIARAKAEPQSNYPKCYLCLENVGYAGSLNHPARQNHRVIPLKLQNEDWFLQYSPYVYYNEHCIVFHREHKPMNINKNTFAVLMDFLDQIPHYFIGSNADLPLVGGSILNHDHFQGGRHIFPMEEAESVAYYEHPTFMDIEISRLKWPLSVIRLRSAERGELINLADKILQNWREYTDHGLKIKAYSKEEGKKTAHNTVTPIARKRKYGSEEQAEQYELDLVLRNNRCSEEYPYGIFHPHQKLHHIKKENIGLIEVMGRAILPGRLKKELNLIAEYLSAKLSLEELKAAEGMAKHLEWVEELESTYGNELQFEQAEKILEKETAKKFSQVLERAGVFKNDIVGVKGFERFLKSIGIKRLEDGNSEL
- a CDS encoding Gfo/Idh/MocA family protein; translation: MTKVKWGILGCANIARKATIPAILAADNSELYAVASRSKKKAESFAKEFGAEKYYDDYQKLLEDQNIEAVYIPLPNKLHKEWTIKAAEAGKNILCEKPLSGSSKKEAEAMLKAAQENDVLLMEGFMYRFQPFVIKLKEMVDKGVIGEIKEIKANFAFDVSDRGQDLRLNAELDGGALNDIGCYTVNIARYLMGENPTKVANFFEKESADGVDLSGSATLYFAGGSFASLYYSIMSYEEKDIEIIGTRGIIKVPGFFAWKDDNYFLVEQEGHKQKMPVETGEQYRLEVEAFADAILNQKEVPLSVEEESFANLEVVEAMRKSAAEDVIVRL